The Deltaproteobacteria bacterium nucleotide sequence GAGACAGGGGGAGCGCAGTCAGGTGTCCTAATCTTGGGCAATGGGGTGATAAATTCCCCTTGCCAATAGGCGCAAGGGCAGCAGAGCGGGCAAAGGAGCGGGAAAAGAAAACAGGGCAGCCATACACAGCAAATGACTATCTAATAGAAAGTCTGGCAAATCCATCAGCATACCTGGTTGAAGGATTTAAAAACGAGATGGCAGTAGTATATGCGCCTCCAATATCACTTACACTAAATGAAATCAAGGCAGTAATAACATATCTGCAAACACAGGGCGGCGAGGTAAATATAGATGCAGTAAATAATCCAGGTGAAATATCAAAGAAGTTTTTTGACAGGATAGCAGCAGCATCAGCAGCAGGAGGCGGAGACCCTGCACATGGGGAAGAAATCTTCAAGGGTGGAGG carries:
- a CDS encoding c-type cytochrome — encoded protein: MGKVVIKVFIFLLIVLGSFLWVGSAITKMTGGEKKAGGAVEITPEGGESIFWGKGRCYTCHSIGDRGSAVRCPNLGQWGDKFPLPIGARAAERAKEREKKTGQPYTANDYLIESLANPSAYLVEGFKNEMAVVYAPPISLTLNEIKAVITYLQTQGGEVNIDAVNNPGEISKKFFDRIAAASAAGGGDPAHGEEIFKGGGCADCHTLDGTGSPFGPDLSKIGLKGAKHIQESILQPAASFTPGYETYTVIKKDGKEMFNEQGKKFSG